The following proteins come from a genomic window of Deltaproteobacteria bacterium:
- a CDS encoding bifunctional YncE family protein/alkaline phosphatase family protein: protein MSAFRFVRHLMVFVVFFACLASCADDDDDDDSGSAGTTDDDTATDDDASIDDDTYPCPNDDACSADQVCRDGACRDPIYPAINPIAYRQVTADDPDENMIVNGRLIRPAGESVLLGTFPTRMAVHPSGNVIAVNENGFGTVTDPDDWEDKRHLLRILDSETLDVLRTVPMPGRSMYIGLRYSSDGGLLYVSGGQDESVHVFDSTNPTDPEFERSIATPGCYSADLAIDESENILYVSCDPTSQIMTVDLDTDLVVDTRAMGLRPYMLALSPDGSRLFVGNWASIHQKTVGDPVHVIDTASGELIESVHVGLGPEGMVFSADGQSLYVVCNRSDEVAEIDVATLQVIRTIPLYEGAGNLTGLSPTFAALSPDGDTLYVSGAGDNAIVQVDLPSGEVAGRIPTEWYPLDVAISPDGESIYVLNGKGRGDGPTEYEGEGFPSENRDQIGRQLFGSIFQIPVPDASTLAEYTQAVRDNNTRQSLYFDFSNGNDTPVPSPGEPRESPIKYVFLILKENFSFDCAYGDFEPVNGRADYTLWDETIVPNQRRLAREFTILDNFYADAESSVDGHQWAAAGIEPDFMEKSWVLNYAGYGLPSSVTSLSPGAMPESLLFLPHLIENGLFVRAYGGFDNFGLQSVNRYRRNIALWYPQFITQNFKDEDRARIFIKEFESRVESGTVPTLSYIYLPNNHAFGLSIGALTPQSWIADNDVAVGMVVDAISRSPVWHQSLIIVFEDDSQHGFDHVDQHRSPVLAIGPWVKRGYVSSVAYSMPNIHKTVELILGVDPMHRFDGLATGMYDLFVARKDTTPFDHVERQYPDTVFEGPKSALTDLSSQLDWADIDRNPRAAELFWRYVRGTDPPTRKATFRVVDDD, encoded by the coding sequence GTGAGCGCGTTCCGTTTCGTACGGCATTTGATGGTGTTCGTGGTCTTCTTCGCCTGTCTGGCGTCCTGCGCAGACGACGATGATGACGACGATTCCGGGAGCGCGGGTACAACGGATGATGATACCGCAACCGACGATGACGCGTCGATCGACGACGACACGTATCCCTGCCCCAACGACGACGCCTGCTCCGCGGACCAGGTTTGCCGAGACGGCGCATGCCGCGATCCGATCTACCCCGCGATCAACCCCATCGCCTATCGCCAAGTAACTGCCGACGACCCGGACGAAAACATGATCGTCAACGGTCGACTGATCCGACCGGCGGGCGAAAGCGTCCTGCTCGGCACCTTTCCGACCCGCATGGCCGTCCATCCCTCGGGAAACGTGATCGCGGTCAACGAAAACGGGTTCGGCACGGTCACGGACCCGGACGACTGGGAGGACAAGCGGCACCTGCTGCGGATCCTCGACTCCGAAACGCTCGACGTACTGCGGACCGTCCCGATGCCGGGGCGTTCGATGTATATCGGCCTGCGTTACTCGTCCGACGGCGGACTTCTGTACGTGTCGGGAGGCCAGGACGAATCGGTGCACGTATTCGATTCGACGAATCCGACGGACCCCGAGTTCGAGCGCAGCATCGCCACGCCGGGCTGCTACTCGGCCGATCTCGCGATCGACGAGAGCGAAAACATCCTGTACGTCAGTTGCGACCCCACGTCCCAGATCATGACGGTGGACCTCGACACCGACCTGGTCGTCGACACGCGAGCGATGGGACTGCGACCGTACATGCTCGCCCTGTCTCCGGACGGTTCGCGTTTGTTCGTCGGCAACTGGGCCTCCATTCACCAGAAAACCGTGGGCGATCCCGTCCACGTGATCGATACCGCGAGCGGGGAACTGATCGAGTCCGTTCACGTCGGTCTCGGTCCCGAGGGAATGGTGTTTTCCGCGGACGGACAGAGCCTCTACGTCGTGTGCAACCGTTCCGACGAGGTCGCCGAGATCGACGTGGCGACGCTGCAGGTCATCCGCACGATCCCGCTTTACGAGGGCGCCGGGAACCTGACCGGGCTCTCCCCCACGTTCGCCGCACTGTCGCCCGACGGCGACACGCTCTATGTCTCCGGTGCCGGAGACAACGCGATTGTGCAGGTCGACCTGCCCTCGGGCGAGGTCGCCGGACGGATCCCCACCGAGTGGTATCCACTCGATGTCGCGATTTCCCCGGACGGCGAATCGATTTACGTGCTCAACGGCAAGGGACGCGGCGACGGACCGACGGAATACGAGGGAGAAGGTTTTCCTTCGGAAAACCGCGACCAGATCGGGCGCCAGCTCTTCGGATCGATTTTTCAGATCCCGGTTCCGGATGCGTCCACGCTCGCCGAGTACACGCAGGCCGTGCGCGACAACAACACGCGCCAGTCGCTCTACTTCGACTTCTCGAACGGCAACGACACGCCGGTGCCTTCTCCGGGTGAACCACGGGAATCGCCGATCAAGTACGTGTTCCTCATTCTCAAGGAAAACTTTTCCTTCGACTGCGCGTACGGAGATTTCGAACCCGTCAACGGCCGCGCCGACTACACGCTGTGGGACGAGACCATCGTACCCAACCAACGCAGGCTCGCCCGCGAGTTCACCATTCTCGACAACTTCTACGCGGACGCGGAGAGTTCGGTGGACGGTCACCAGTGGGCCGCGGCGGGGATCGAACCGGACTTCATGGAGAAGAGCTGGGTGCTCAACTACGCCGGTTACGGCCTCCCGTCCTCGGTCACGAGCCTTTCGCCCGGCGCCATGCCGGAGTCGCTGCTCTTTCTTCCGCACCTGATCGAGAACGGACTCTTCGTTCGCGCTTACGGCGGTTTCGACAACTTCGGACTCCAATCGGTCAATCGCTATCGGCGTAACATCGCCCTCTGGTATCCCCAGTTCATCACGCAGAACTTCAAGGACGAGGACCGGGCGCGCATCTTCATCAAGGAATTCGAGTCGCGGGTCGAAAGCGGCACCGTGCCGACGCTCTCATACATCTATCTGCCCAACAACCACGCCTTCGGTCTGTCGATCGGCGCGCTCACGCCGCAAAGCTGGATCGCGGACAACGACGTCGCGGTGGGCATGGTGGTGGATGCAATCTCCCGGAGCCCCGTCTGGCATCAGAGCCTCATCATCGTCTTCGAAGACGACTCCCAGCACGGGTTCGATCATGTCGATCAGCATCGCTCTCCCGTCCTCGCCATCGGGCCGTGGGTGAAGCGTGGCTATGTTTCCAGCGTGGCTTACAGCATGCCCAACATCCACAAGACCGTGGAGCTGATTCTGGGCGTCGATCCGATGCATCGTTTCGACGGCCTCGCGACCGGCATGTACGATCTGTTCGTCGCCAGGAAGGACACGACTCCTTTCGACCACGTCGAACGACAGTATCCCGACACGGTTTTCGAAGGTCCGAAAAGCGCGCTCACGGATCTCTCATCGCAGCTCGATTGGGCGGACATCGACCGAAATCCGCGAGCGGCGGAACTCTTCTGGCGCTATGTCCGTGGCACCGATCCGCCGACGCGCAAGGCGACTTTCCGCGTGGTGGACGACGATTAG
- a CDS encoding isoprenylcysteine carboxylmethyltransferase family protein, whose protein sequence is MIAFAKILAVIAALAIVLHFRTLLFMRGPRGLAEPPPTDPTYWAILVAFSVFLAAMLTEISRMNSLPSGIDTHLGEALVVVAFAWTFWAKRHLGKNYAPTAQNDRPDQTIIHAGPYAYVRHPIYWGNLAVALGLIFAFRLTWTWITLAGLAAAIAWRIRREERFLRAKFGERFRDKPLT, encoded by the coding sequence ATGATCGCCTTCGCCAAGATCCTCGCCGTCATCGCCGCGCTCGCCATCGTGCTGCACTTTCGGACGCTCCTGTTCATGCGCGGCCCGCGCGGACTGGCCGAACCGCCGCCGACCGATCCCACTTACTGGGCGATCCTCGTCGCGTTCTCCGTATTTCTCGCGGCTATGCTGACCGAGATCTCGCGGATGAATTCGCTCCCAAGCGGGATCGACACGCACCTCGGTGAAGCCCTCGTCGTCGTCGCGTTCGCGTGGACGTTCTGGGCGAAGCGACACCTGGGAAAAAACTACGCACCCACGGCGCAAAACGACCGGCCCGATCAGACGATCATTCACGCGGGTCCCTACGCGTACGTCCGGCACCCCATCTACTGGGGCAATCTCGCCGTGGCGCTCGGCCTCATCTTCGCGTTTCGTCTGACGTGGACATGGATCACGCTCGCCGGACTCGCCGCGGCGATCGCGTGGCGCATTCGCCGCGAGGAGCGCTTCCTGCGCGCGAAATTCGGCGAGAGATTCCGCGACAAACCGCTGACCTAA
- the tmk gene encoding dTMP kinase codes for MTSDSTRPYPGALIVVEGIDGSGKSTQLYLLKRWLEIGGYKVHFTEWNSSPLVKASTRRAKKRQALTPTTFSLLHAADLADRVERQILPLLRGGYLVLADRYIYTAFARDVARGCHDEWVRNLYHFAPIPDLTLYYRAPLEVSLGRILSGRPQLKFYEAGLDLGLSTDPIESFRLFQARIMDQYDAMVETDRFVRIDAERPVNELQALTRKIVTDRIRLEAFHARPARAKSAGAKKAGA; via the coding sequence ATGACTTCGGATTCCACGCGGCCCTATCCGGGCGCGCTGATCGTCGTCGAGGGTATCGACGGCTCGGGAAAGAGCACGCAGCTCTATCTCCTCAAGCGCTGGCTCGAAATCGGCGGCTACAAGGTTCACTTTACCGAGTGGAACTCGTCGCCGCTCGTGAAAGCGTCCACGAGGCGCGCAAAGAAGCGCCAGGCGCTCACGCCCACAACGTTTTCGCTTCTGCATGCGGCCGATCTTGCGGATCGCGTCGAGCGGCAGATTCTGCCGCTGCTGCGAGGCGGATATCTCGTGCTCGCCGACCGCTACATCTACACGGCGTTTGCGCGCGACGTCGCCCGCGGTTGCCACGACGAGTGGGTGCGCAACCTCTATCACTTCGCGCCGATTCCCGACCTGACGCTCTACTACCGGGCACCGCTCGAAGTCTCGCTCGGGCGCATCCTCTCGGGGCGACCCCAGCTCAAGTTCTACGAGGCGGGGCTCGATCTCGGTTTGTCCACCGATCCCATCGAGAGTTTCCGGCTCTTTCAGGCGCGCATCATGGATCAATACGACGCCATGGTGGAGACGGACCGATTCGTGCGGATCGACGCCGAGCGGCCGGTCAACGAGTTGCAGGCGCTGACGAGAAAGATCGTGACCGATCGCATTCGACTCGAGGCGTTTCACGCCAGGCCCGCGCGGGCCAAGTCCGCCGGCGCAAAAAAAGCGGGGGCGTGA